A region from the Linepithema humile isolate Giens D197 chromosome 1, Lhum_UNIL_v1.0, whole genome shotgun sequence genome encodes:
- the LOC105669058 gene encoding ensconsin isoform X18 — protein sequence MLTARSGPLGLGVPRTLGPAEGSDHLFLLPERALVMDSTHLRQDLAGLDFNLHLNLLHTAPRGNVWLCEYPAIKSCYTRRPDNRAGAAPEETNQRSSSAHNRHSLTKGRESTGSSKDLDRAKLVRERQNEERQRKLEELRQQALAAQRFREQREEERRRRIDELRSRDNDRRNQVEERKRLICEAERERREAILRKNQEREARIEAKRRNERSHIVFAFGSSTPRMLEPADTGGATFWGTRRATSTTNVMMFSAAQPLTRRSSERELDGSKKRATSAGGLDRKPGEDMRMSSSMYEVFNWNSSPDPPLTPAKHKRASLSLPPTTDIFAVDDKSDSDIRRPMIQRAASGEDSDGGGTPSTPSSVYLRVNRRRTDLMPTIPSPRDGPPSAARSSSAKAFTRSPGRTYSMSRLDQLAQPRKRATEQPLGTLTEQRQQSQPLQSASSMSRSMSHLAAPGVAKSLKRSDNSRSMGTLPGAVPTPRPTRAERLRRKAREYQQAQQQQGIRSGEVTPNSPSRPHSSMSQQSASSVGSSNVNLRTRTTASRRPRPASIAGTGVSVTEKHNLVGEVKLTKDSKPPLPKVHSTPKKPSTPKATEMKKPTEKLIRNARSSPRITPKATPLQSPGAEHAPFIRETHAEIIKQNENKDMQDVKFEDKNEEKKDQGSEKAQQQEANVTESVTNDTKIATEPVLASKQVKDETNLMQENLSSDVTEESKIVKKEENKQEKKSPETVEVKPDNEIDEQIDMSASMIAKIRITTEEEAKAALAERRRLAREQAEREAELERQRQEEEARREVERLRAEEEEQRRLEEETIRLANEAREAEEQRLQLAIEEAKRREEEDRRKREEEARQKQEKEEAERKAREEAERQRIEMAERLKKEEEERNARRKRVEAIMLRTRGKNQSNSSKGEGGDGDKLKEDSPSDENKPVPGGKGDDVMTASLISEATQQFISSEQRAHHTENNVLAPDIVHNGTTHSNGINENKIVLDNNQGNVEGELNGHHTNHGNGINSQSITLDNATVKQNNVTNNLLDLSDFDTLSNNSTGYNTGPILELTPNLANEDTLNSNLNPTAMPFTPMGFVPTAANANVNPFQDNFINNKPQDNNQVPDLLS from the exons GACGGGAGTCGACGGGAAGCTCGAAGGATTTGGACAGGGCGAAGCTCGTCCGCGAGAGGCAGAACGAGGAGCGGCAGCGAAAGCTGGAAGAGCTCAGGCAGCAGGCGCTCGCCGCGCAACGCTTCCGCGAGCAGCGCGAGGAGGAGCGACGAAGACGAATCGACGAGCTCAGATCGCGTGACAACGACAG ACGAAATCAAGTGGAGGAGAGAAAACGGCTAATATGCGAGGCGGAACGAGAGAGACGGGAGGCGATCCTTCGCAAAAATCAGGAAAGGGAGGCGCGTATCGAAGCGAAGAGGAGGAACGAGAGGTCGCATATCGTCTTTGCGTTTGGCAGTTCCACGCCGCGGATGCTGGAGCCCGCCGACACCGGCGGCGCTACCTTCTGGGGCACTCGCAGGGCCACCTCCACCACCAACGTCATGATGTTTTCCGCGGCACAACCCCTCACGAGGAGGTCCTCCGAGCGGGAACTGGACGGCAGCAAAAAACGAGCCACTTCCGCCGGCGGGCTCGACCGAAAGCCCGGCGAAG ATATGAGAATGTCCTCGTCCATGTACGAGGTGTTCAATTGGAATTCTAGCCCCGATCCCCCCTTAACTCCTGCCAAGCATAAGAGAGCCAGCCTCTCTCTGCCCCCCACAACCGACATCTTTGCCGTCGATGATAAGTCCGATAGCGACATTAGGCGTCCTATGATTCAGCGGGCTGCCAGTG GTGAAGAtagcgacggcggcggcacgCCCAGCACCCCGAGCTCGGTTTACCTGCGAGTGAATAGGAGACGCACCGACCTCATGCCGACGATACCGTCCCCGCGCGACGGCCCGCCGTCGGCGGCACGCAGCTCCAGCGCCAAGGCCTTCACACGCTCGCCAGGTAGGACTTACTCCATGTCCAGGCTGGATCAGCTGGCGCAGCCTAGGAAGCGCGCGACCGAGCAGCCGCTCGGCACGCTGACGGAGCAGCGGCAGCAGAGCCAGCCGCTGCAGAGCGCTTCTAGCATGAGCCGCAGCATGTCACACTTAGCCGCGCCCGGGGTGGCCAAGAGCCTCAAACGATCCGATAACTCGCGTAGCATGGGCACGCTGCCGGGCGCGGTGCCCACGCCCAGACCCACCCGCGCCGAGAGACTGCGCCGCAAGGCCCGCGAGTACCAGCAGGCCCAGCAGCAGCAAG GTATCCGCAGCGGCGAAGTGACACCCAACAGCCCGTCCCGACCGCACAGCTCGATGAGTCAGCAGAGTGCCAGCAGCGTGGGCAGCAGTAACGTCAATCTGCGTACCCGCACGACAGCGTCGCGCCGACCGCGGCCTGCTTCTATTGCCGGTACCGGTGTCTCGGTCACAGAGAAACACA ATCTGGTGGGTGAAGTGAAATTAACGAAGGATTCAAAGCCACCACTGCCAAAGGTCCATAGCACTCCAAAGAAACCTTCCACGCCCAAAGCTACGGAGATGAAGAAGCCGACGGAGAAGTTAATCAGGAACGCCAGGTCGTCACCGCGAATAACTCCCAAGGCGACACCCCTGCAGAGTCCTGGAGCTGAGCACGCGCCATTTATCCGCGAGACTCATGCGGAGATCATAAAACAGAACGAGAATAAGGACATGCAGGATGTGAAATTTGAGGACAAGAATGAGGAAAAGAAGGATCAGGGCAGCGAAAAAGCGCag CAACAAGAGGCGAACGTTACCGAATCCGTAACTAATGATACAAAGATAGCGACAGAGCCTGTGTTGGCAAGCAAACAAGTCAAGGACGAAACTAATTTAATGCAAGAGAATTTGTCGAGCGACGTTACGGAGGAATCGAAAATCGTTAAAAAAGAGGAGAATAAACAAGAAAAGAAATCACCGGAAACAGTCGAAGTCAAGCCTGACAATGAAATAGACGAACAAATTGATATGTCAG CTTCGATGATTGCGAAAATCAGAATTACCACCGAAGAGGAAGCCAAAGCCGCTTTGGCTGAGCGTAGAAGATTAGCTCGAGAACAAGCGGAACGAGAAGCGGAGCTTGAACGTCAACGACAG GAAGAGGAAGCGCGCCGAGAAGTCGAAAGATTACGCGCAGAGGAGGAAGAACAACGTCGACTGGAGGAAGAAACTATACGCTTAGCTAACGAGGCCCGAGAGGCAGAGGAGCAGCGGTTACAACTGGCAATCGAGGAAGCTAAACGTCGCGAGGAAGAGGATAGAAGAAAAAGGGAAGAGGAAGCTCGTCAGAAGCAGGAGAAGGAAGAAGCGGAGCGCAAAGCAAGAGAAGAAGCGGAAAG ACAGCGAATCGAAATGGCTGAGAGACttaagaaagaagaagaggaacGCAACGCCAGACGTAAACGTGTCGAGGCCATCATGCTTAGGACGAGAGGCAAAAATCAAAGCAACTCTAGCAAg GGCGAGGGTGGCGATGGCGATAAATTGAAGGAGGATAGCCCAAGTGACGAGAATAAACCAGTGCCTGGCGGCAAAGGTGACGACGTCATGACGGCCAGTTTAATTTCCGAGGCAACACAGCAATTCATCAGCAGTGAACAACGGGCGCATCACACGGAGAACAACGTGCTTGCGCCGGATATAGTGCACAATGGCACGACGCATAGCAACGGCATTAACGAGAATAAAATCGTATTGGATAATAATCAGGGTAACGTGGAAGGGGAGTTGAACGGTCATCATACGAATCACGGGAACGGTATCAACAGTCAGTCGATTACGCTGGACAATGCCACTGT CAAGCAAAACAACGTGACCAACAACCTGTTAGACCTGTCGGACTTCGACACTCTGAGTAATAACAGTACCGGCTACAACACTGGGCCGATACTCGAACTGACGCCCAATTTGGCGAACGAAGACACCCTCAACTCTAATCTGAATCCGACGGCGATGCCGTTTACCCCGATGGGGTTCGTGCCCACCGCCGCAAACGCCAATGTCAATCCGTTCCAAGACAATTTCATCAACAACAAGCCGCAAGATAACAACCAAGTACCAG ATCTTTTGTCATAA
- the LOC105669058 gene encoding ensconsin isoform X32 has protein sequence MWCCKRLDTSDWPVTTVVRAGAAPEETNQRSSSAHNRHSLTKDVKRRRSFYDEDSLDGDRPYENEGRESTGSSKDLDRAKLVRERQNEERQRKLEELRQQALAAQRFREQREEERRRRIDELRSRDNDRRNQVEERKRLICEAERERREAILRKNQEREARIEAKRRNERSHIVFAFGSSTPRMLEPADTGGATFWGTRRATSTTNVMMFSAAQPLTRRSSERELDGSKKRATSAGGLDRKPGEDMRMSSSMYEVFNWNSSPDPPLTPAKHKRASLSLPPTTDIFAVDDKSDSDIRRPMIQRAASGEDSDGGGTPSTPSSVYLRVNRRRTDLMPTIPSPRDGPPSAARSSSAKAFTRSPGRTYSMSRLDQLAQPRKRATEQPLGTLTEQRQQSQPLQSASSMSRSMSHLAAPGVAKSLKRSDNSRSMGTLPGAVPTPRPTRAERLRRKAREYQQAQQQQGIRSGEVTPNSPSRPHSSMSQQSASSVGSSNVNLRTRTTASRRPRPASIAGTGVSVTEKHNLVGEVKLTKDSKPPLPKVHSTPKKPSTPKATEMKKPTEKLIRNARSSPRITPKATPLQSPGAEHAPFIRETHAEIIKQNENKDMQDVKFEDKNEEKKDQGSEKAQQQEANVTESVTNDTKIATEPVLASKQVKDETNLMQENLSSDVTEESKIVKKEENKQEKKSPETVEVKPDNEIDEQIDMSASMIAKIRITTEEEAKAALAERRRLAREQAEREAELERQRQEEEARREVERLRAEEEEQRRLEEETIRLANEAREAEEQRLQLAIEEAKRREEEDRRKREEEARQKQEKEEAERKAREEAERQRIEMAERLKKEEEERNARRKRVEAIMLRTRGKNQSNSSKGEGGDGDKLKEDSPSDENKPVPGGKGDDVMTASLISEATQQFISSEQRAHHTENNVLAPDIVHNGTTHSNGINENKIVLDNNQGNVEGELNGHHTNHGNGINSQSITLDNATVKQNNVTNNLLDLSDFDTLSNNSTGYNTGPILELTPNLANEDTLNSNLNPTAMPFTPMGFVPTAANANVNPFQDNFINNKPQDNNQVPDLLS, from the exons ATGTGAAGCGCCGGCGAAGCTTCTACGACGAGGACTCCCTCGACGGCGATCGTCCTTACGAAAATGAAG GACGGGAGTCGACGGGAAGCTCGAAGGATTTGGACAGGGCGAAGCTCGTCCGCGAGAGGCAGAACGAGGAGCGGCAGCGAAAGCTGGAAGAGCTCAGGCAGCAGGCGCTCGCCGCGCAACGCTTCCGCGAGCAGCGCGAGGAGGAGCGACGAAGACGAATCGACGAGCTCAGATCGCGTGACAACGACAG ACGAAATCAAGTGGAGGAGAGAAAACGGCTAATATGCGAGGCGGAACGAGAGAGACGGGAGGCGATCCTTCGCAAAAATCAGGAAAGGGAGGCGCGTATCGAAGCGAAGAGGAGGAACGAGAGGTCGCATATCGTCTTTGCGTTTGGCAGTTCCACGCCGCGGATGCTGGAGCCCGCCGACACCGGCGGCGCTACCTTCTGGGGCACTCGCAGGGCCACCTCCACCACCAACGTCATGATGTTTTCCGCGGCACAACCCCTCACGAGGAGGTCCTCCGAGCGGGAACTGGACGGCAGCAAAAAACGAGCCACTTCCGCCGGCGGGCTCGACCGAAAGCCCGGCGAAG ATATGAGAATGTCCTCGTCCATGTACGAGGTGTTCAATTGGAATTCTAGCCCCGATCCCCCCTTAACTCCTGCCAAGCATAAGAGAGCCAGCCTCTCTCTGCCCCCCACAACCGACATCTTTGCCGTCGATGATAAGTCCGATAGCGACATTAGGCGTCCTATGATTCAGCGGGCTGCCAGTG GTGAAGAtagcgacggcggcggcacgCCCAGCACCCCGAGCTCGGTTTACCTGCGAGTGAATAGGAGACGCACCGACCTCATGCCGACGATACCGTCCCCGCGCGACGGCCCGCCGTCGGCGGCACGCAGCTCCAGCGCCAAGGCCTTCACACGCTCGCCAGGTAGGACTTACTCCATGTCCAGGCTGGATCAGCTGGCGCAGCCTAGGAAGCGCGCGACCGAGCAGCCGCTCGGCACGCTGACGGAGCAGCGGCAGCAGAGCCAGCCGCTGCAGAGCGCTTCTAGCATGAGCCGCAGCATGTCACACTTAGCCGCGCCCGGGGTGGCCAAGAGCCTCAAACGATCCGATAACTCGCGTAGCATGGGCACGCTGCCGGGCGCGGTGCCCACGCCCAGACCCACCCGCGCCGAGAGACTGCGCCGCAAGGCCCGCGAGTACCAGCAGGCCCAGCAGCAGCAAG GTATCCGCAGCGGCGAAGTGACACCCAACAGCCCGTCCCGACCGCACAGCTCGATGAGTCAGCAGAGTGCCAGCAGCGTGGGCAGCAGTAACGTCAATCTGCGTACCCGCACGACAGCGTCGCGCCGACCGCGGCCTGCTTCTATTGCCGGTACCGGTGTCTCGGTCACAGAGAAACACA ATCTGGTGGGTGAAGTGAAATTAACGAAGGATTCAAAGCCACCACTGCCAAAGGTCCATAGCACTCCAAAGAAACCTTCCACGCCCAAAGCTACGGAGATGAAGAAGCCGACGGAGAAGTTAATCAGGAACGCCAGGTCGTCACCGCGAATAACTCCCAAGGCGACACCCCTGCAGAGTCCTGGAGCTGAGCACGCGCCATTTATCCGCGAGACTCATGCGGAGATCATAAAACAGAACGAGAATAAGGACATGCAGGATGTGAAATTTGAGGACAAGAATGAGGAAAAGAAGGATCAGGGCAGCGAAAAAGCGCag CAACAAGAGGCGAACGTTACCGAATCCGTAACTAATGATACAAAGATAGCGACAGAGCCTGTGTTGGCAAGCAAACAAGTCAAGGACGAAACTAATTTAATGCAAGAGAATTTGTCGAGCGACGTTACGGAGGAATCGAAAATCGTTAAAAAAGAGGAGAATAAACAAGAAAAGAAATCACCGGAAACAGTCGAAGTCAAGCCTGACAATGAAATAGACGAACAAATTGATATGTCAG CTTCGATGATTGCGAAAATCAGAATTACCACCGAAGAGGAAGCCAAAGCCGCTTTGGCTGAGCGTAGAAGATTAGCTCGAGAACAAGCGGAACGAGAAGCGGAGCTTGAACGTCAACGACAG GAAGAGGAAGCGCGCCGAGAAGTCGAAAGATTACGCGCAGAGGAGGAAGAACAACGTCGACTGGAGGAAGAAACTATACGCTTAGCTAACGAGGCCCGAGAGGCAGAGGAGCAGCGGTTACAACTGGCAATCGAGGAAGCTAAACGTCGCGAGGAAGAGGATAGAAGAAAAAGGGAAGAGGAAGCTCGTCAGAAGCAGGAGAAGGAAGAAGCGGAGCGCAAAGCAAGAGAAGAAGCGGAAAG ACAGCGAATCGAAATGGCTGAGAGACttaagaaagaagaagaggaacGCAACGCCAGACGTAAACGTGTCGAGGCCATCATGCTTAGGACGAGAGGCAAAAATCAAAGCAACTCTAGCAAg GGCGAGGGTGGCGATGGCGATAAATTGAAGGAGGATAGCCCAAGTGACGAGAATAAACCAGTGCCTGGCGGCAAAGGTGACGACGTCATGACGGCCAGTTTAATTTCCGAGGCAACACAGCAATTCATCAGCAGTGAACAACGGGCGCATCACACGGAGAACAACGTGCTTGCGCCGGATATAGTGCACAATGGCACGACGCATAGCAACGGCATTAACGAGAATAAAATCGTATTGGATAATAATCAGGGTAACGTGGAAGGGGAGTTGAACGGTCATCATACGAATCACGGGAACGGTATCAACAGTCAGTCGATTACGCTGGACAATGCCACTGT CAAGCAAAACAACGTGACCAACAACCTGTTAGACCTGTCGGACTTCGACACTCTGAGTAATAACAGTACCGGCTACAACACTGGGCCGATACTCGAACTGACGCCCAATTTGGCGAACGAAGACACCCTCAACTCTAATCTGAATCCGACGGCGATGCCGTTTACCCCGATGGGGTTCGTGCCCACCGCCGCAAACGCCAATGTCAATCCGTTCCAAGACAATTTCATCAACAACAAGCCGCAAGATAACAACCAAGTACCAG ATCTTTTGTCATAA
- the LOC105669058 gene encoding ensconsin isoform X41: protein MAAQNPAGAAPEETNQRSSSAHNRHSLTKGRESTGSSKDLDRAKLVRERQNEERQRKLEELRQQALAAQRFREQREEERRRRIDELRSRDNDRRNQVEERKRLICEAERERREAILRKNQEREARIEAKRRNERSHIVFAFGSSTPRMLEPADTGGATFWGTRRATSTTNVMMFSAAQPLTRRSSERELDGSKKRATSAGGLDRKPGEDMRMSSSMYEVFNWNSSPDPPLTPAKHKRASLSLPPTTDIFAVDDKSDSDIRRPMIQRAASGEDSDGGGTPSTPSSVYLRVNRRRTDLMPTIPSPRDGPPSAARSSSAKAFTRSPGRTYSMSRLDQLAQPRKRATEQPLGTLTEQRQQSQPLQSASSMSRSMSHLAAPGVAKSLKRSDNSRSMGTLPGAVPTPRPTRAERLRRKAREYQQAQQQQGIRSGEVTPNSPSRPHSSMSQQSASSVGSSNVNLRTRTTASRRPRPASIAGTGVSVTEKHNLVGEVKLTKDSKPPLPKVHSTPKKPSTPKATEMKKPTEKLIRNARSSPRITPKATPLQSPGAEHAPFIRETHAEIIKQNENKDMQDVKFEDKNEEKKDQGSEKAQQQEANVTESVTNDTKIATEPVLASKQVKDETNLMQENLSSDVTEESKIVKKEENKQEKKSPETVEVKPDNEIDEQIDMSASMIAKIRITTEEEAKAALAERRRLAREQAEREAELERQRQEEEARREVERLRAEEEEQRRLEEETIRLANEAREAEEQRLQLAIEEAKRREEEDRRKREEEARQKQEKEEAERKAREEAERQRIEMAERLKKEEEERNARRKRVEAIMLRTRGKNQSNSSKGEGGDGDKLKEDSPSDENKPVPGGKGDDVMTASLISEATQQFISSEQRAHHTENNVLAPDIVHNGTTHSNGINENKIVLDNNQGNVEGELNGHHTNHGNGINSQSITLDNATVKQNNVTNNLLDLSDFDTLSNNSTGYNTGPILELTPNLANEDTLNSNLNPTAMPFTPMGFVPTAANANVNPFQDNFINNKPQDNNQVPDLLS from the exons GACGGGAGTCGACGGGAAGCTCGAAGGATTTGGACAGGGCGAAGCTCGTCCGCGAGAGGCAGAACGAGGAGCGGCAGCGAAAGCTGGAAGAGCTCAGGCAGCAGGCGCTCGCCGCGCAACGCTTCCGCGAGCAGCGCGAGGAGGAGCGACGAAGACGAATCGACGAGCTCAGATCGCGTGACAACGACAG ACGAAATCAAGTGGAGGAGAGAAAACGGCTAATATGCGAGGCGGAACGAGAGAGACGGGAGGCGATCCTTCGCAAAAATCAGGAAAGGGAGGCGCGTATCGAAGCGAAGAGGAGGAACGAGAGGTCGCATATCGTCTTTGCGTTTGGCAGTTCCACGCCGCGGATGCTGGAGCCCGCCGACACCGGCGGCGCTACCTTCTGGGGCACTCGCAGGGCCACCTCCACCACCAACGTCATGATGTTTTCCGCGGCACAACCCCTCACGAGGAGGTCCTCCGAGCGGGAACTGGACGGCAGCAAAAAACGAGCCACTTCCGCCGGCGGGCTCGACCGAAAGCCCGGCGAAG ATATGAGAATGTCCTCGTCCATGTACGAGGTGTTCAATTGGAATTCTAGCCCCGATCCCCCCTTAACTCCTGCCAAGCATAAGAGAGCCAGCCTCTCTCTGCCCCCCACAACCGACATCTTTGCCGTCGATGATAAGTCCGATAGCGACATTAGGCGTCCTATGATTCAGCGGGCTGCCAGTG GTGAAGAtagcgacggcggcggcacgCCCAGCACCCCGAGCTCGGTTTACCTGCGAGTGAATAGGAGACGCACCGACCTCATGCCGACGATACCGTCCCCGCGCGACGGCCCGCCGTCGGCGGCACGCAGCTCCAGCGCCAAGGCCTTCACACGCTCGCCAGGTAGGACTTACTCCATGTCCAGGCTGGATCAGCTGGCGCAGCCTAGGAAGCGCGCGACCGAGCAGCCGCTCGGCACGCTGACGGAGCAGCGGCAGCAGAGCCAGCCGCTGCAGAGCGCTTCTAGCATGAGCCGCAGCATGTCACACTTAGCCGCGCCCGGGGTGGCCAAGAGCCTCAAACGATCCGATAACTCGCGTAGCATGGGCACGCTGCCGGGCGCGGTGCCCACGCCCAGACCCACCCGCGCCGAGAGACTGCGCCGCAAGGCCCGCGAGTACCAGCAGGCCCAGCAGCAGCAAG GTATCCGCAGCGGCGAAGTGACACCCAACAGCCCGTCCCGACCGCACAGCTCGATGAGTCAGCAGAGTGCCAGCAGCGTGGGCAGCAGTAACGTCAATCTGCGTACCCGCACGACAGCGTCGCGCCGACCGCGGCCTGCTTCTATTGCCGGTACCGGTGTCTCGGTCACAGAGAAACACA ATCTGGTGGGTGAAGTGAAATTAACGAAGGATTCAAAGCCACCACTGCCAAAGGTCCATAGCACTCCAAAGAAACCTTCCACGCCCAAAGCTACGGAGATGAAGAAGCCGACGGAGAAGTTAATCAGGAACGCCAGGTCGTCACCGCGAATAACTCCCAAGGCGACACCCCTGCAGAGTCCTGGAGCTGAGCACGCGCCATTTATCCGCGAGACTCATGCGGAGATCATAAAACAGAACGAGAATAAGGACATGCAGGATGTGAAATTTGAGGACAAGAATGAGGAAAAGAAGGATCAGGGCAGCGAAAAAGCGCag CAACAAGAGGCGAACGTTACCGAATCCGTAACTAATGATACAAAGATAGCGACAGAGCCTGTGTTGGCAAGCAAACAAGTCAAGGACGAAACTAATTTAATGCAAGAGAATTTGTCGAGCGACGTTACGGAGGAATCGAAAATCGTTAAAAAAGAGGAGAATAAACAAGAAAAGAAATCACCGGAAACAGTCGAAGTCAAGCCTGACAATGAAATAGACGAACAAATTGATATGTCAG CTTCGATGATTGCGAAAATCAGAATTACCACCGAAGAGGAAGCCAAAGCCGCTTTGGCTGAGCGTAGAAGATTAGCTCGAGAACAAGCGGAACGAGAAGCGGAGCTTGAACGTCAACGACAG GAAGAGGAAGCGCGCCGAGAAGTCGAAAGATTACGCGCAGAGGAGGAAGAACAACGTCGACTGGAGGAAGAAACTATACGCTTAGCTAACGAGGCCCGAGAGGCAGAGGAGCAGCGGTTACAACTGGCAATCGAGGAAGCTAAACGTCGCGAGGAAGAGGATAGAAGAAAAAGGGAAGAGGAAGCTCGTCAGAAGCAGGAGAAGGAAGAAGCGGAGCGCAAAGCAAGAGAAGAAGCGGAAAG ACAGCGAATCGAAATGGCTGAGAGACttaagaaagaagaagaggaacGCAACGCCAGACGTAAACGTGTCGAGGCCATCATGCTTAGGACGAGAGGCAAAAATCAAAGCAACTCTAGCAAg GGCGAGGGTGGCGATGGCGATAAATTGAAGGAGGATAGCCCAAGTGACGAGAATAAACCAGTGCCTGGCGGCAAAGGTGACGACGTCATGACGGCCAGTTTAATTTCCGAGGCAACACAGCAATTCATCAGCAGTGAACAACGGGCGCATCACACGGAGAACAACGTGCTTGCGCCGGATATAGTGCACAATGGCACGACGCATAGCAACGGCATTAACGAGAATAAAATCGTATTGGATAATAATCAGGGTAACGTGGAAGGGGAGTTGAACGGTCATCATACGAATCACGGGAACGGTATCAACAGTCAGTCGATTACGCTGGACAATGCCACTGT CAAGCAAAACAACGTGACCAACAACCTGTTAGACCTGTCGGACTTCGACACTCTGAGTAATAACAGTACCGGCTACAACACTGGGCCGATACTCGAACTGACGCCCAATTTGGCGAACGAAGACACCCTCAACTCTAATCTGAATCCGACGGCGATGCCGTTTACCCCGATGGGGTTCGTGCCCACCGCCGCAAACGCCAATGTCAATCCGTTCCAAGACAATTTCATCAACAACAAGCCGCAAGATAACAACCAAGTACCAG ATCTTTTGTCATAA